In Vibrio sp. NTOU-M3, the following proteins share a genomic window:
- a CDS encoding DEAD/DEAH box helicase: protein MTDSVIQFSDLALNDSILSALDGMGFVSPTPIQAAAIPHLMEGSDALGKAQTGTGKTAAFSLPLLNKLDLSQRKPQAIVLAPTRELAIQVAAEMKNLGQNISGLKVLEIYGGTSIVDQMRALKNGAHIVVGTPGRVQDLINRDRLHLDEVHTFVLDEADEMLNMGFVDDVTAIMEHAPSSAQRVLFSATMPPMLKNIVERFLRNPITVDVAGKNHTVDKVEQQFWVVKGVEKDEAMSRLLETEETDASIVFVRTRQDTERLADWLCARGFKASALHGDIPQSLRERTVDHIKQGVIDILVATDVVARGLDVPRITHVFNYDIPFDVESYIHRIGRTGRAGRKGKAILLVRTNQLRMLRTIERVTKSSMEEIQLPHRDKVAEARLAKLGTELETEKEHKALDKFSELVEKLQESLELDAATLAAILLKRQQGKRPLFYIGEDPMIEAIERDKQRRKERREGGRDGRGRDRNFSNQDWDTYQLQVGREQGVQVKDIVGALANELGLTKGSIGAIKLAQGETYVQLPKAMSSETAGKLRKLRIRQKQVDAVVCDFNDFREPRRGGGRDGGRGNRDGGGRREGGYRGNREGNREGGYRGNREGGRGGRDGERRFDRNRGGDNRGNYRGERGHGRGRRTEA from the coding sequence ATGACAGATTCTGTAATTCAGTTTAGCGATTTAGCGCTGAACGACTCTATCCTTTCTGCTCTTGACGGAATGGGTTTTGTTTCCCCAACTCCGATCCAAGCAGCAGCAATCCCACACCTAATGGAAGGTTCTGATGCGTTAGGTAAAGCGCAAACGGGTACTGGTAAAACTGCCGCATTCTCTTTGCCTTTGCTCAACAAGCTTGACCTGTCACAACGTAAACCACAAGCAATTGTTCTAGCACCAACTCGTGAGCTTGCTATTCAGGTAGCAGCAGAAATGAAGAACCTAGGTCAAAACATCTCTGGCCTGAAAGTGCTTGAGATTTACGGTGGTACATCAATCGTTGATCAAATGCGTGCACTTAAAAATGGTGCTCACATTGTGGTAGGTACACCAGGCCGTGTTCAAGACCTTATCAACCGTGATCGTCTACACCTAGACGAAGTACACACATTCGTTTTAGATGAAGCGGATGAAATGTTGAACATGGGCTTCGTTGATGACGTAACGGCGATCATGGAGCACGCTCCTTCTTCTGCGCAACGTGTACTATTCTCTGCAACAATGCCTCCAATGTTGAAAAACATTGTTGAGCGCTTCTTGCGTAATCCAATTACGGTAGACGTAGCTGGTAAAAACCATACTGTAGATAAAGTAGAGCAACAGTTCTGGGTTGTTAAAGGCGTAGAAAAAGACGAAGCAATGTCTCGTCTACTTGAAACGGAAGAGACAGACGCATCAATCGTATTCGTACGTACTCGTCAAGACACTGAGCGTCTAGCTGACTGGCTATGTGCACGCGGCTTCAAAGCGTCTGCACTACACGGTGACATTCCTCAGTCACTACGTGAGCGTACGGTTGATCACATCAAACAAGGTGTTATCGATATTCTAGTAGCAACTGACGTTGTTGCTCGTGGTCTTGATGTGCCACGTATCACGCACGTATTCAACTACGACATCCCATTCGATGTCGAATCTTACATCCACCGTATCGGTCGTACTGGCCGCGCTGGACGTAAAGGTAAAGCGATCCTTCTTGTTCGTACTAACCAGCTTCGTATGCTTCGCACTATCGAGCGTGTTACTAAGTCTTCAATGGAAGAGATCCAACTTCCGCATCGTGACAAAGTCGCTGAAGCTCGCTTAGCGAAACTAGGTACAGAGCTAGAAACGGAAAAAGAACATAAAGCACTAGATAAATTCTCTGAGCTTGTTGAAAAACTTCAAGAGTCTCTAGAGCTAGACGCAGCAACACTTGCTGCTATCTTGCTTAAACGCCAGCAAGGTAAACGCCCACTATTCTACATTGGCGAAGACCCAATGATTGAAGCAATCGAGCGTGACAAACAGCGTCGTAAAGAGCGCCGTGAGGGTGGTCGTGACGGTCGCGGTCGTGATCGTAACTTTAGCAATCAAGATTGGGATACTTACCAATTACAAGTTGGTCGCGAACAAGGCGTACAAGTTAAAGACATCGTTGGTGCACTTGCAAACGAACTTGGTCTAACAAAAGGTTCTATCGGTGCAATCAAACTTGCACAAGGCGAAACGTACGTTCAGCTACCAAAAGCTATGTCTTCTGAAACGGCAGGTAAACTACGCAAACTGCGTATCCGCCAAAAGCAAGTTGACGCTGTAGTATGTGACTTCAACGACTTCCGTGAGCCACGCCGTGGTGGTGGTCGTGACGGCGGTCGCGGTAATCGCGATGGTGGTGGCCGTCGTGAAGGTGGTTATCGTGGTAACCGCGAAGGCAACCGTGAAGGTGGCTACCGTGGTAACCGTGAAGGCGGCCGAGGTGGTCGCGATGGTGAACGTCGTTTTGATCGTAACCGTGGTGGTGATAACCGTGGTAACTATCGTGGTGAACGTGGTCATGGCCGTGGACGCCGCACAGAAGCGTAA
- the rnb gene encoding exoribonuclease II, with the protein MFQDNPLLAQLKQQIQENLPKKEGTIKATEKGFGFLEVDNKTSFFIPPPYMKKCIHGDKVVAIIRTENEREVAEPQELLEQSMTRFIGRIKLFKGKLNVVPDHPLLKKLSLKAKVTKGLKTDDFAEGDWVVANLTRHPLKGDNGFFVEISEKITDADDKIAPWWVTLAENDLPNSEPAGIDNWALIDDVDLERVDMTHVPFVTIDGESTKDMDDALYAKKLDDGSFDLTIAIADPTAYITPDSDMDKVARERGFTIYLPGRNIPMLPRDLADELCSLMENEVRPALCCTVNVDKDGVIGDDIKFFAANIKSHARLVYDHVSDWLENGKSENWEPSEAIGEIVRDLYEFSLARANWREIHAVVFPDRPDYRFELSEDNDVVAIHADMRRSANRLVEESMITANICAGKTLQSSFNSGVFNTHAGFKPEKIEDVVALVNPEGDLPFTAESVATLDGFAALRRWLASQETSYLDNRIRKAQAYSEIGNQPLPHYAMGLELYATWTSPIRKYGDMINHRMLKAHILGKEPVQTADESVGEELAIHRKHHKIAERNVGDWLYARTLADAPAKETKFTGEIFDISRAGARVRLVENGAAAFIPSSVIVDNKERIESNGESGTISIDKELVYRLGDTLEVVLIEVNQETRSLVAKPTQVFSEPQPTDSKENAAA; encoded by the coding sequence ATGTTTCAAGATAACCCGTTACTCGCTCAGCTAAAGCAACAGATTCAAGAAAACCTTCCTAAAAAAGAAGGGACAATCAAAGCGACTGAAAAAGGCTTTGGTTTCTTAGAAGTCGACAATAAAACCAGTTTCTTCATTCCACCACCGTACATGAAAAAATGCATTCATGGCGATAAAGTCGTGGCGATCATCAGAACCGAAAATGAACGTGAAGTGGCGGAACCTCAAGAGCTTTTAGAGCAAAGCATGACGCGTTTTATTGGTCGCATCAAATTATTTAAGGGCAAGTTGAATGTTGTGCCAGACCATCCGCTACTGAAAAAGTTATCGCTAAAAGCCAAAGTAACGAAAGGGCTTAAAACGGATGATTTTGCTGAAGGTGATTGGGTCGTTGCCAATTTAACTCGTCATCCATTGAAAGGTGACAATGGTTTCTTTGTTGAGATCTCGGAAAAAATTACCGATGCAGACGACAAAATTGCACCTTGGTGGGTAACGTTAGCTGAGAACGACTTGCCAAACAGTGAGCCTGCTGGCATCGATAACTGGGCGCTAATAGATGATGTGGATCTAGAGCGCGTTGATATGACGCACGTTCCTTTTGTCACTATCGATGGCGAATCGACCAAAGATATGGATGATGCGCTGTATGCGAAGAAGCTAGATGACGGTAGTTTTGACCTGACGATTGCTATCGCTGACCCAACGGCATACATCACTCCGGACAGTGATATGGATAAGGTTGCGAGAGAACGTGGTTTTACCATTTACCTACCAGGTCGCAACATCCCTATGCTGCCGCGCGATCTTGCTGATGAGCTATGTTCGTTGATGGAGAACGAAGTCCGTCCTGCGCTATGTTGCACAGTGAACGTCGATAAAGATGGTGTGATTGGTGATGACATAAAATTCTTCGCTGCGAATATCAAGTCTCATGCGCGCTTGGTATATGATCATGTCTCTGATTGGTTAGAAAATGGCAAATCAGAAAACTGGGAACCAAGTGAAGCGATTGGCGAAATTGTTCGTGACTTGTATGAATTCTCCCTAGCTCGAGCAAACTGGCGTGAAATACATGCCGTGGTATTCCCAGATCGTCCTGATTATCGATTCGAACTTAGTGAAGACAATGATGTGGTTGCGATTCATGCAGACATGCGCCGCAGTGCAAACCGTTTGGTGGAAGAGTCGATGATCACCGCCAATATTTGTGCGGGTAAAACACTTCAATCGAGCTTTAACTCTGGTGTGTTTAATACCCACGCAGGGTTCAAACCTGAAAAGATTGAAGATGTAGTAGCACTTGTGAACCCAGAAGGTGATTTGCCATTCACTGCTGAATCCGTTGCGACTCTTGACGGCTTTGCTGCGCTTCGTCGTTGGTTAGCGAGTCAAGAAACATCTTATTTAGATAACCGTATTCGTAAAGCGCAAGCATACAGCGAAATTGGTAATCAGCCGCTGCCGCATTACGCTATGGGCTTAGAGCTATACGCGACATGGACATCACCAATTCGTAAATACGGCGACATGATCAACCACCGTATGTTAAAGGCACATATCTTAGGTAAAGAGCCTGTTCAGACTGCTGATGAGTCGGTGGGTGAAGAGCTTGCTATCCACCGTAAACATCACAAAATTGCCGAGCGCAATGTAGGCGATTGGTTGTATGCGCGCACGTTAGCGGATGCGCCAGCGAAAGAAACGAAGTTTACAGGTGAAATTTTCGATATTTCACGCGCAGGGGCTCGTGTTCGTTTAGTGGAGAACGGCGCGGCAGCATTTATTCCAAGTTCAGTGATTGTTGATAACAAAGAACGTATCGAATCGAATGGTGAAAGCGGAACGAT